The following coding sequences lie in one Treponema sp. OMZ 790 genomic window:
- a CDS encoding ABC transporter substrate-binding protein encodes MKNKVIILLSFLYMGSMLYAGGNKEGSKKQESGRKMYGYMVPASVPQRTAVGQVVILQMLDMLDVDIVARPSTKREISARYKDKTEIGMPMRVDLEKLKEVNPDFYLATGDRGTPIAEQLKALNIPAEFLQTTTYTDILNSMRYLGEVYNKREKAAAYVKQVEDVVAKVKASNKNKKPLKVLIIAGFPNSMSIHTEGSFVGTLIKVLGAENIWTDNTVKNTTVPMNLELVKATNPDVILLTSHGDAKDTAKMYEKDFENAKKVFENFGR; translated from the coding sequence ATGAAAAACAAAGTGATTATTCTTTTGAGTTTCCTGTACATGGGAAGCATGCTGTATGCAGGAGGAAACAAGGAAGGCAGTAAGAAACAGGAAAGCGGCCGTAAAATGTACGGTTATATGGTTCCTGCATCCGTTCCTCAAAGAACTGCTGTAGGCCAGGTTGTTATATTACAGATGCTTGACATGCTTGATGTCGATATAGTTGCAAGACCTTCGACAAAACGGGAAATAAGTGCAAGGTATAAGGATAAAACGGAAATCGGCATGCCGATGAGGGTTGATCTTGAAAAGCTTAAGGAAGTAAACCCCGACTTCTATTTGGCAACAGGTGACAGAGGAACACCTATTGCAGAACAATTAAAGGCTTTAAATATTCCTGCAGAGTTTTTGCAGACTACAACCTATACAGATATTTTAAATTCAATGAGATATCTGGGTGAAGTGTACAATAAGCGGGAAAAAGCAGCTGCTTATGTAAAACAAGTTGAAGATGTAGTAGCAAAAGTTAAAGCCTCCAATAAAAATAAAAAACCTCTTAAAGTTTTAATTATTGCGGGCTTTCCCAACAGTATGAGTATACATACGGAAGGCTCATTTGTCGGAACCTTAATAAAAGTTTTAGGAGCCGAAAATATCTGGACCGATAATACCGTAAAAAATACTACCGTTCCTATGAATTTGGAACTGGTAAAAGCAACTAATCCCGATGTTATTTTGCTTACCAGCCATGGCGATGCAAAAGATACGGCAAAGATGTATGAAAAAGATTTTGAAAATGCAAAAAAAGTATTTGAAAATTTCGGAAGATAA
- a CDS encoding coproporphyrinogen-III oxidase family protein: MTAEDILNCSFKDRKKSHHDTGMGSMKYAKGMRSLEKALSEPNTQNGKKSVYIHVPYCKKICSFCSMRRTINPVPDDYADLVIRQIENYGKTEYVKSSNINSVYFGGGTPTALPAKQLAEILQALQKNFNIAKDAEISMETTVSELDDEKLKILFENGLNRISAGIQTFNDKGRKTLGRIGNGENAENFLRRAFKTGFKNVNIDIIYNYPDETKEILKEDLRKAFALDVAGFSFYSLIVMDTSKIGRSVDKKEYAEKTLQQDAEFFLTILEDSRKAGYDFLEITKLVKPDRDNYEYIRSGHLGGDIFPVGAGAGGFVNNTAVMNPLDKEKFADQITGFDKTSGMWISEDYRRIKRFSGQLQEGLLDLSFLTKEESDKIYDMLTGLENETLIKKDSGSKNYKFTDKGFFWGNSLAAELGKSIFYYVQK; encoded by the coding sequence ATGACTGCAGAAGATATTTTAAATTGTTCATTTAAGGATCGCAAAAAATCTCATCACGATACAGGAATGGGTTCCATGAAATATGCAAAGGGCATGAGGTCTTTGGAAAAGGCTCTTTCCGAACCAAATACACAAAACGGAAAAAAATCCGTTTACATTCACGTACCCTATTGCAAAAAAATTTGCAGTTTTTGCAGCATGAGGCGGACAATAAATCCGGTACCGGATGACTACGCCGATCTTGTCATAAGGCAGATTGAAAATTACGGTAAGACGGAATATGTAAAAAGCTCAAACATAAATTCGGTTTACTTCGGAGGCGGAACTCCTACAGCTCTGCCTGCAAAACAGCTTGCCGAAATACTTCAAGCTCTTCAAAAAAATTTTAACATAGCAAAAGATGCCGAGATTTCGATGGAAACTACCGTTTCGGAATTGGATGACGAAAAGCTTAAAATTCTTTTTGAAAACGGTTTAAACAGAATAAGTGCCGGTATTCAAACCTTTAATGATAAAGGGCGAAAAACATTGGGCAGAATCGGAAACGGCGAAAATGCGGAAAATTTTTTGAGACGAGCTTTTAAAACCGGCTTTAAAAATGTCAACATCGACATTATTTATAATTATCCCGATGAAACAAAGGAAATCTTAAAAGAAGACTTACGTAAGGCCTTTGCCTTGGATGTTGCAGGTTTTTCTTTTTACTCTCTCATAGTAATGGATACTTCTAAGATAGGACGCAGTGTAGATAAAAAAGAATATGCCGAAAAAACGCTTCAGCAGGATGCGGAGTTCTTTTTAACCATTTTAGAAGATAGCCGAAAAGCAGGTTACGATTTTTTAGAGATAACAAAACTTGTAAAGCCCGACAGAGACAACTACGAATATATCAGAAGCGGGCACCTAGGCGGCGATATTTTTCCTGTAGGGGCCGGGGCCGGAGGCTTTGTAAATAATACGGCTGTAATGAATCCCCTCGACAAAGAAAAATTTGCGGATCAAATTACCGGCTTTGATAAAACTTCGGGTATGTGGATAAGCGAAGATTACCGAAGAATAAAAAGATTTTCAGGGCAGCTTCAAGAAGGCTTATTGGATTTAAGTTTTTTAACAAAAGAAGAGTCGGATAAAATCTATGATATGCTTACCGGATTGGAAAACGAAACTTTGATCAAAAAAGATAGCGGCTCCAAAAATTACAAATTTACCGACAAAGGCTTTTTTTGGGGCAACAGTCTTGCCGCCGAACTTGGAAAAAGCATTTTTTACTATGTACAAAAATAA
- the groL gene encoding chaperonin GroEL (60 kDa chaperone family; promotes refolding of misfolded polypeptides especially under stressful conditions; forms two stacked rings of heptamers to form a barrel-shaped 14mer; ends can be capped by GroES; misfolded proteins enter the barrel where they are refolded when GroES binds), protein MAKQLLFNEEARKSLLAGVEQISNAVKVTLGPKGRNVLIDKSFGAPTVTKDGVSVAREVELENKFENMGAQLLKEVATKTNDVAGDGTTTATVLAYSMVKEGLKAVAAGMTPLELKRGIDKAVAIAVEDIQKNSKEIKGSEEVAHVASVSANNDAEIGKIIADAIAKVGKDGVIDVGEAQTMETVTDYVEGMQFDRGYISSYFVTDRDRMETVFENPYILIYDKSISTMKDLLPLLEQVAQSGRPLLIIAEDVEGEALATLVVNSLRGALKTCAVKAPGFGDRRKEMLEDIAVLTGGQVVSEELGFKLEAAQISMLGQAKSIKIDKDNTMIIDGAGKSKDIKDRVSQIKAQLDATDSEYDSEKLRERLAKLSGGVAVIKIGAVTEVEMKEKKHRVEDALSATRAAIEEGIVAGGGLAMIQAISALEKADMSSLTEDEKVGFKIVKRALEEPIRQIAENAGLDGAVIAEKAKEKKGVGFDAAKMEWTDMVKAGIIDPAKVTRSALQNAASIASLLLTTECAITDIPEKAAGPAMPSPDMGGMGMY, encoded by the coding sequence ATGGCTAAACAATTATTGTTTAATGAAGAGGCTAGAAAGAGCCTTCTCGCCGGTGTTGAACAAATTTCAAATGCAGTAAAGGTTACACTCGGCCCCAAGGGACGAAACGTTCTTATCGATAAGAGTTTCGGAGCCCCTACAGTTACAAAGGACGGCGTATCTGTAGCACGAGAAGTAGAACTTGAAAACAAATTTGAAAATATGGGTGCCCAGCTTTTAAAAGAAGTTGCAACAAAGACAAATGATGTTGCAGGTGACGGAACCACAACAGCTACCGTTCTTGCATACTCAATGGTAAAAGAAGGCTTAAAGGCCGTAGCTGCCGGAATGACCCCGCTTGAATTAAAACGAGGTATCGACAAGGCCGTTGCTATCGCCGTTGAAGATATCCAAAAAAATTCAAAAGAAATTAAGGGCTCTGAAGAAGTTGCCCACGTAGCTTCCGTTTCTGCAAATAACGATGCAGAAATAGGTAAGATCATCGCCGATGCTATCGCCAAGGTAGGAAAGGACGGTGTTATCGATGTAGGCGAAGCCCAGACAATGGAAACCGTAACCGACTATGTAGAAGGTATGCAGTTCGACAGAGGTTATATTTCTTCTTACTTTGTAACAGACAGGGACAGAATGGAAACCGTTTTTGAAAATCCCTACATCCTCATCTACGATAAATCAATTTCAACAATGAAAGACCTTCTCCCTCTTTTGGAGCAGGTAGCCCAGTCAGGCCGCCCTCTTTTGATTATTGCAGAAGATGTTGAAGGCGAAGCCCTTGCAACCTTGGTTGTAAACAGCCTCCGAGGTGCATTAAAAACCTGTGCAGTTAAGGCCCCCGGTTTCGGTGACAGAAGAAAGGAAATGCTTGAAGACATTGCCGTTTTAACCGGCGGACAGGTTGTTTCGGAAGAATTAGGCTTTAAGCTTGAAGCAGCTCAAATTTCAATGTTGGGACAGGCCAAGAGCATAAAAATCGATAAAGACAACACTATGATTATCGACGGAGCCGGAAAATCCAAGGACATCAAGGACAGAGTTTCCCAGATTAAGGCCCAGCTTGATGCAACCGATTCCGAATACGACAGCGAAAAGCTAAGAGAAAGATTGGCTAAGCTCTCAGGCGGTGTTGCCGTTATCAAAATAGGGGCTGTAACCGAAGTTGAAATGAAAGAGAAAAAGCACAGAGTTGAAGATGCTCTTTCGGCAACAAGGGCCGCTATTGAAGAAGGTATTGTTGCAGGAGGCGGTCTTGCAATGATTCAGGCTATCTCAGCTTTAGAAAAGGCCGACATGAGCTCTCTTACAGAGGATGAAAAAGTAGGCTTTAAGATTGTAAAGCGAGCCCTCGAAGAGCCTATCCGCCAGATTGCCGAAAATGCAGGCTTGGACGGAGCCGTTATTGCAGAAAAAGCTAAGGAAAAGAAAGGAGTAGGTTTCGATGCTGCCAAAATGGAATGGACAGACATGGTAAAGGCCGGAATCATAGACCCTGCCAAGGTTACCCGCTCTGCCTTACAGAACGCAGCTTCAATAGCAAGTCTTCTTTTGACAACAGAATGTGCAATCACTGATATCCCCGAAAAAGCTGCAGGTCCTGCAATGCCTTCACCCGACATGGGCGGCATGGGAATGTACTAA
- the aroC gene encoding chorismate synthase, with product MGANSFGRFFTLTSFGESRSAGVGAVIDGCPAGIPLFVEDIQKELNRRKPKNSFDDGDNLKKVFSTSRNEDDICEILSGVFESKTLGSPIAVLVRNKETSSKDYDNLKDVFRPGHADYAYDVKYGHRDYRGGGRSSGRETIGRVIGGAVAKKMLEAFAVKEGQNPIEVKVRAEEIAGLRMETPLREDDDLPEAVLKKLSDLASEGNSAGCILSCSVLNVPEGLGSPVFGKLDAVLSQAIMSIGAVKGIEIGGGFYSASIPGSENNELSKNYSGGIMGGISCNMENLLNYSGEDTKRGCFTGSINFKLAVKPVPSIRMSQTSLNKEGEKCMLSIGGNHDICLFPRIVPVVEAMTYLVLADAFLASKVERF from the coding sequence ATGGGAGCAAATTCTTTTGGGCGTTTTTTTACGTTGACAAGTTTTGGAGAAAGCAGAAGTGCAGGGGTAGGGGCAGTAATAGACGGATGTCCTGCCGGGATTCCTCTTTTTGTAGAGGATATTCAAAAAGAGCTTAACCGCAGAAAACCTAAAAACTCTTTTGATGATGGTGATAACCTAAAAAAAGTTTTTTCTACCAGCCGAAATGAGGATGATATTTGCGAGATTCTTTCCGGTGTTTTTGAGAGTAAAACCCTCGGAAGCCCTATTGCCGTTCTTGTCAGAAATAAAGAAACCTCATCCAAAGATTATGACAACTTAAAAGATGTTTTCCGTCCGGGGCATGCCGATTATGCTTATGATGTAAAATACGGGCATAGAGACTACCGGGGCGGAGGCCGCTCTTCAGGCAGGGAAACGATAGGACGCGTTATAGGCGGAGCTGTTGCAAAAAAAATGCTTGAAGCCTTTGCTGTAAAAGAAGGTCAAAATCCCATTGAGGTAAAGGTAAGAGCCGAAGAAATTGCAGGTCTTAGAATGGAAACTCCTCTCAGAGAAGATGATGATCTTCCTGAGGCTGTTTTAAAAAAATTAAGCGATTTGGCTTCTGAGGGAAACTCGGCAGGCTGTATTTTGTCTTGTTCAGTTTTAAATGTTCCTGAAGGTCTTGGTTCTCCCGTTTTCGGTAAACTTGATGCTGTTTTGTCTCAAGCTATAATGTCGATAGGTGCCGTAAAAGGCATAGAAATAGGCGGAGGCTTTTATTCGGCTTCTATTCCCGGCAGCGAAAATAATGAGCTTTCCAAAAACTATTCCGGAGGCATTATGGGCGGCATTTCCTGCAATATGGAAAACCTTTTAAATTATTCCGGTGAGGACACAAAACGCGGATGTTTTACGGGCAGCATAAATTTTAAGCTTGCCGTAAAACCTGTTCCCTCAATAAGAATGAGCCAAACCTCTTTGAATAAAGAAGGAGAGAAATGTATGCTTTCTATCGGCGGGAATCACGACATCTGTCTTTTCCCGCGAATTGTTCCTGTAGTTGAAGCTATGACCTATCTTGTGCTTGCGGATGCTTTTTTGGCATCAAAGGTTGAAAGGTTTTAG
- the trmB gene encoding tRNA (guanosine(46)-N7)-methyltransferase TrmB: MTEGQKRNYESFYGKWCIPYNECLIDFKNLFQNDNPVIIEIGFGMGTATSQIAEDNPDKNYLGIEVFKAGVGKLLGEIEEKKLNNLRIIEHDAIEVLENMIDDECVDGFHIFFPDPWQKKRNHKRRLVRRPRTDLLSKKLKSGGYIYMVTDWENYAEDAFEQLSETPSLKSKYEKFAPAQSWRPTTKFEKKGLKKDHVINELIFEKFYCKKFL; encoded by the coding sequence ATGACCGAAGGGCAAAAACGAAACTATGAATCTTTTTACGGCAAGTGGTGTATTCCTTACAATGAATGTTTAATTGATTTTAAAAACCTTTTTCAAAACGATAATCCTGTAATCATAGAGATCGGATTCGGAATGGGAACTGCAACTTCCCAAATTGCTGAGGACAATCCCGATAAAAATTATCTTGGTATTGAAGTTTTTAAGGCCGGAGTAGGTAAACTTTTAGGCGAAATAGAAGAAAAAAAATTGAATAATTTACGGATTATTGAGCACGATGCAATTGAAGTTTTAGAAAATATGATAGATGATGAATGTGTTGACGGCTTTCATATTTTTTTTCCTGATCCATGGCAAAAAAAGCGAAATCACAAAAGGCGGCTTGTAAGGCGGCCTCGAACCGATTTACTTTCAAAAAAGTTAAAGAGCGGCGGCTATATTTACATGGTAACTGATTGGGAAAATTATGCAGAGGATGCCTTTGAACAGTTGAGCGAAACTCCAAGTCTAAAATCCAAGTACGAAAAATTCGCTCCTGCTCAAAGTTGGCGTCCTACAACAAAGTTTGAAAAAAAGGGCTTAAAAAAAGACCATGTGATAAATGAGCTCATATTCGAAAAATTTTACTGCAAAAAGTTTTTATAG
- a CDS encoding tetratricopeptide repeat protein has translation MTDFQKFLIGTLAGILLAVLVVGGILFFTNRKTDTADTETIAKIEAEKEELARLQEKRAKIEAEIEEAEKEREKELALLEAENIKQAEALNKDLSVNSNSSKKEKEAAEAEKKRKAEEALRRAEEAKKRQEELIRQQKALKEAEAKKKAEIDEKNRIAAEKAEAERKAKAERERKAKEDADRKARLAAEKKAKDESARKAADAEKKRLEEERKKKAALDAQKAAEAERLAKQNADAKTRAQMEEVGRLVSEGINFLNNGNLNSALSAFSKASAKMPDSEVLFSAKKYLDMASALNDYAAKREGAGDAERALSDADSYIKKSVNADGQNAKAHYVYSQIADAQKQPQVAFVELEKAQSLDPDNYLYNYELGKKYYARGHYQKAKTSFERSVKSNPKFDSAFFNLGMACRKLGSENEAFSAFSSAVKIKPDYVKAFLEMARIRKAQRKFDQAVENYKKALSHEPANLPALREMAQVYADLGQNSLAERHFKEAITLGEDDAITYYNLATVQVDLGKYGEALTNAGKAYNLKPADARVLYTYGLTLERNGRKAEAYDYYGQAVSANKNYAKPKINLGRMYLDDGKFGEAEENLLAAFKLEPNNFEVNTNLGKLYGLKGEYNKSVNHYSGAVKTQPLNITAKQNLASAYISAGLKENAVSVYEQIIKVDTKNWDAYYELGKLYISLDKKADAKLILESVLNKNPNYSKAAEIRSMLSSL, from the coding sequence TTGACTGATTTTCAAAAATTTTTAATAGGTACTTTAGCCGGCATCTTGTTGGCTGTCTTAGTTGTAGGCGGAATTTTATTTTTCACTAACCGTAAAACCGATACCGCCGATACGGAAACAATCGCAAAAATTGAGGCTGAAAAAGAAGAGCTCGCCCGTCTTCAAGAAAAAAGAGCTAAGATAGAAGCCGAGATTGAAGAAGCCGAAAAAGAAAGAGAAAAAGAACTTGCTCTTTTAGAAGCTGAAAATATTAAGCAGGCCGAAGCGCTTAACAAAGACCTTTCGGTTAATTCCAATTCTTCTAAAAAAGAAAAAGAAGCAGCCGAAGCCGAAAAGAAAAGAAAGGCTGAAGAGGCTTTAAGGCGGGCTGAAGAAGCTAAAAAACGCCAAGAAGAGCTGATTAGACAGCAAAAAGCCTTAAAAGAGGCCGAAGCAAAGAAAAAAGCCGAAATAGATGAAAAAAATAGAATTGCTGCCGAAAAAGCCGAAGCAGAGCGCAAAGCAAAGGCCGAGCGGGAACGCAAGGCTAAAGAGGATGCCGACCGTAAAGCAAGACTGGCTGCAGAAAAAAAGGCAAAAGATGAATCTGCAAGAAAAGCTGCCGATGCCGAAAAAAAGAGGCTTGAAGAAGAAAGAAAGAAAAAGGCTGCCTTAGATGCCCAAAAAGCTGCAGAAGCCGAAAGACTCGCAAAGCAAAATGCCGATGCAAAAACCAGAGCTCAAATGGAAGAAGTAGGCCGGCTTGTTTCTGAAGGTATTAACTTTTTAAATAACGGAAACCTTAACTCCGCCCTCAGCGCATTTTCGAAAGCCTCGGCTAAAATGCCCGATTCCGAAGTTTTATTCAGTGCAAAAAAATATTTGGATATGGCTTCGGCCTTAAATGACTATGCTGCAAAAAGGGAAGGTGCGGGAGATGCCGAAAGAGCTCTTTCGGATGCCGACTCATACATAAAAAAATCCGTCAATGCCGATGGCCAAAATGCAAAGGCTCATTACGTTTATTCGCAGATCGCCGATGCACAAAAACAGCCTCAGGTCGCCTTTGTTGAGCTGGAAAAAGCTCAAAGTTTAGATCCCGATAATTATTTATATAATTACGAGCTGGGAAAAAAATATTACGCCAGAGGGCATTATCAAAAAGCAAAAACATCTTTTGAACGAAGTGTAAAGTCCAATCCGAAATTCGATAGTGCTTTTTTCAATTTGGGAATGGCCTGCAGAAAACTGGGCTCAGAAAATGAAGCTTTTTCGGCTTTTTCTTCGGCAGTAAAAATAAAACCCGACTATGTAAAGGCTTTTTTGGAAATGGCCCGTATACGTAAAGCTCAGAGGAAATTTGATCAAGCTGTAGAAAATTATAAAAAAGCTCTTTCCCATGAACCCGCCAATCTTCCGGCTCTTCGTGAAATGGCTCAAGTTTATGCGGATCTCGGCCAAAATAGTTTAGCCGAGCGCCACTTTAAGGAAGCTATCACGCTGGGAGAAGACGATGCCATAACCTATTATAATTTGGCAACCGTACAGGTCGATCTTGGAAAATACGGCGAGGCTTTGACCAATGCCGGAAAGGCTTATAATTTGAAGCCTGCGGACGCAAGAGTTTTATATACATACGGTTTGACTCTCGAAAGAAACGGAAGAAAAGCCGAGGCCTATGATTATTACGGTCAGGCTGTTTCTGCAAATAAAAACTATGCAAAGCCTAAGATAAATTTGGGACGTATGTATCTGGATGATGGAAAATTCGGTGAAGCTGAAGAAAATCTCTTGGCAGCTTTTAAACTTGAGCCCAATAATTTTGAGGTGAATACCAATTTAGGCAAGCTTTACGGCTTAAAAGGCGAGTATAATAAATCGGTTAACCATTATTCCGGTGCGGTAAAGACTCAGCCTCTTAACATTACAGCAAAACAGAATTTGGCTTCGGCTTATATTTCTGCCGGGCTTAAAGAAAATGCCGTAAGCGTATATGAACAAATCATAAAGGTTGATACAAAAAATTGGGATGCTTATTATGAGCTGGGTAAGCTTTACATAAGTTTGGATAAAAAGGCTGACGCAAAACTTATTTTGGAAAGCGTATTAAATAAAAATCCGAATTATTCCAAAGCCGCAGAAATTCGCTCTATGCTTTCTTCGCTTTAA
- a CDS encoding M48 family metallopeptidase, whose amino-acid sequence MKTHFCRLKFKKSIFFAVFLSFFSLLFAVDYFEEGKKLLFEDKPQEAVSALFKAIQEPGTPKSVYLYLGVAYLRIGKYNDSLTYLSQGKDKDILNGHLYHYNIGNVYFLQNQFDASESAYSEAISSNGLYAPAFLNRANARIKLERLEGALQDYKIYLNLNPGTLQRSSIEKMISLLENIAEEAARARALAEAKKAAEEAERLAAEERYKKLMDDVNSNLSSVDNADAISAGADDTIDYSEENELD is encoded by the coding sequence ATGAAAACGCATTTTTGCCGATTAAAATTCAAAAAAAGCATTTTTTTTGCCGTTTTTTTATCTTTTTTTTCGCTGCTTTTTGCCGTTGACTATTTTGAAGAAGGCAAGAAACTTTTGTTCGAAGATAAGCCCCAAGAAGCTGTTTCAGCTCTGTTTAAGGCAATTCAGGAACCCGGAACGCCCAAATCGGTTTATCTTTATCTCGGAGTAGCCTATCTGAGGATAGGAAAATACAACGATTCTTTAACTTATCTTTCTCAAGGTAAGGATAAGGATATTCTTAACGGACATTTATATCATTACAATATAGGAAATGTGTATTTTTTGCAAAATCAGTTTGATGCTTCCGAGTCGGCTTACAGTGAGGCGATTTCTTCAAACGGTCTTTATGCTCCGGCCTTTTTAAACAGGGCTAATGCACGTATAAAGCTGGAAAGACTTGAGGGTGCTTTACAAGATTATAAAATTTATTTAAACTTAAACCCCGGAACGCTTCAAAGATCTTCAATAGAAAAAATGATATCTCTTTTGGAAAATATTGCCGAAGAAGCTGCGAGAGCAAGGGCTTTGGCAGAAGCGAAAAAAGCTGCAGAAGAAGCGGAACGCTTGGCAGCTGAAGAGAGATATAAAAAGCTCATGGATGATGTAAATTCCAATCTTTCATCGGTTGATAATGCAGATGCCATATCGGCAGGAGCTGACGATACAATAGATTATTCGGAGGAAAACGAACTTGACTGA
- a CDS encoding tetratricopeptide repeat protein yields MSSLMIILIAAISACLIFLIIFLLKSILFPKKRSRIEKNLKAGKYGAAIKDAKSILSKNPRDSEARYLLGKAYLADKKTDLAFIEFKTLNKTAVFNNPATEIEFRTIIADLYLKFQQPDEALKEFMLLNKRDPKNPKHYFQAGQIYENKNMTDQAIAYFQKTIEVDSRFAEAYASLGLLLFKVNQIPEAEKAIATALKLAPDNSETLYYHGRILKSKKNYAQALAALEKAARKQEIRTKCFFERGCCYLETNSLEKAEFEFTRAIKSSKQPSAPEVLYSRYLLAECCEKQRNIDKAIEQWEAISAVNPKFRDTAQKLAEYSDLRTNDHMKEYLTLIKEEFFKMCRDITEQYFDYPVQALKETKIGCTILGVEKGSEQWLNTRTKPQLLIFSRDGHTITETFLRSVHEEMKKQAIVTSHIITSGNFSPDAIKFAENRPFNLIDRQKLEKIVEKVKFTF; encoded by the coding sequence ATGTCTTCATTAATGATTATTTTGATTGCAGCTATAAGTGCCTGCCTTATTTTTCTTATTATTTTTTTACTAAAATCGATTCTTTTTCCCAAAAAAAGATCAAGAATCGAAAAAAATTTAAAAGCAGGAAAATACGGAGCAGCCATAAAAGATGCAAAATCAATTCTTTCAAAAAATCCCAGAGATTCTGAAGCCAGATACCTCTTGGGAAAGGCCTATCTTGCAGACAAAAAGACCGACCTTGCATTTATCGAGTTTAAAACCTTAAACAAGACAGCCGTATTTAACAATCCTGCAACCGAAATCGAGTTCAGAACTATTATAGCAGATTTATATTTAAAATTCCAGCAGCCGGATGAAGCTTTAAAGGAATTTATGCTTTTAAATAAAAGAGATCCTAAAAATCCTAAACATTATTTTCAGGCAGGGCAAATTTACGAAAATAAAAATATGACCGATCAGGCTATAGCTTATTTTCAAAAAACCATCGAAGTCGATTCCCGATTTGCTGAAGCCTATGCATCCTTGGGTCTCTTGCTTTTTAAGGTCAATCAGATTCCTGAAGCCGAAAAAGCCATTGCAACTGCCTTAAAATTGGCTCCGGATAACAGCGAAACTCTCTATTATCATGGAAGAATTTTAAAAAGCAAAAAAAACTATGCTCAAGCCCTTGCAGCCCTCGAAAAAGCGGCAAGAAAACAGGAAATTAGAACAAAATGCTTTTTTGAAAGAGGCTGCTGCTATTTGGAAACAAACAGCCTTGAAAAAGCCGAATTCGAATTCACTCGTGCGATAAAATCTTCAAAACAGCCCTCAGCTCCGGAAGTCCTGTATTCAAGATACCTTTTGGCTGAATGCTGCGAAAAACAAAGAAATATAGATAAGGCAATAGAACAATGGGAAGCCATAAGTGCGGTAAACCCCAAATTTAGAGATACAGCCCAAAAACTTGCCGAATATTCGGATTTACGCACCAATGATCACATGAAAGAGTACTTAACCCTCATCAAAGAAGAATTTTTTAAAATGTGCAGAGATATTACCGAACAATATTTTGACTATCCGGTTCAAGCCTTAAAAGAAACCAAAATAGGCTGCACCATACTGGGAGTCGAAAAGGGCTCTGAACAATGGCTTAATACGAGAACAAAACCTCAGCTTTTGATTTTTTCGAGGGACGGGCACACAATAACCGAGACCTTTTTAAGATCTGTACATGAAGAAATGAAAAAACAAGCCATAGTTACATCTCATATTATTACTTCGGGGAATTTTTCACCTGATGCAATAAAATTTGCAGAGAATAGACCTTTTAACCTTATTGACAGGCAAAAACTTGAAAAGATAGTTGAAAAAGTAAAATTTACATTTTAG
- a CDS encoding metallophosphoesterase has protein sequence MKKILCISDQIDPVIYSKNIKEKYGDVEFVISAGDLPIEYLDFVQSSLDKPLYFVFGSHHLKALTHYHPEMAEKSKEGEINIFPKGNNRKSNKGTYIGFKSCKHQNMIIAGISGAKKRNDGKNQFTEKQMKRKLSKMIPKLLLNKIKYGRYLDILVTHSPPFIDEQKEENKQECFECFTKFIHFFKPKYLIHGHVHIYDPQQSRSSKHGDTEIINAYSRHILEVP, from the coding sequence ATGAAAAAAATTCTATGTATTTCGGATCAAATTGACCCCGTTATTTACAGCAAAAACATAAAAGAAAAATATGGAGATGTGGAATTTGTAATATCGGCAGGAGACTTACCTATAGAGTACCTCGACTTTGTACAAAGTTCCTTAGACAAACCCCTGTATTTTGTTTTCGGCAGTCACCATTTAAAAGCCCTAACCCATTATCATCCCGAAATGGCAGAAAAATCTAAAGAAGGAGAAATAAATATATTTCCCAAAGGAAACAACAGAAAAAGCAACAAGGGCACCTATATAGGTTTTAAAAGCTGTAAACATCAAAATATGATAATCGCCGGCATTTCGGGAGCAAAAAAACGCAATGACGGAAAAAATCAATTTACCGAAAAACAAATGAAAAGAAAACTTTCAAAAATGATTCCTAAACTGCTGCTAAACAAAATAAAGTACGGAAGATATTTAGACATTTTGGTTACTCATAGTCCGCCCTTCATCGATGAACAAAAAGAAGAAAATAAGCAGGAATGTTTTGAGTGTTTTACCAAGTTTATACATTTTTTTAAGCCGAAATACCTCATCCACGGTCATGTACACATATACGATCCTCAACAAAGCCGAAGTTCCAAACATGGAGACACCGAAATTATCAATGCTTACAGCAGACATATTTTAGAGGTCCCCTAA